The DNA window TGGGAGGGCGGCCAGCCGTACGAGGTTGACCCCCGGACGCTCGAGACCGTCGGCCCGTTCGACctgctcggcctcgccgccgccgacgacaacaAGGCGACGAACGCGTCTGCAGCACGACGGCCGTGGCTGCAGGAGGccggcctcgacgccgccgcgcgcctgcTGCGCCCTGTTCTTAGCGGTGCGTGACACTGTACCGGAGCAGCGGCCTCCACTTCGATCGATTCGGACCGAACTGATATGACGCTggtgcgcgcgtgcgtgcgtgcggtgCAGGGGTGTTCGACATGCCGGGCAAGAGGCTGCTGGCGCACTACAAGATCGACCCGCGGCGGGGGCGTCTGCTGATGGTCGCCTGCAACGCGGAGGACATGCTCCTCCCGCGATCCCACTTCACTTTCTACGGTCAGCTCGCCATCGCCTCGACCAACCACGCATTTTCCATTCgctcctccaaaaaaaaaaattcacattgAACGGCGTTTCCATGGCAGAGTTCGACGCCCACTTCGACCTCGTCCAGAAGCGTGAGTTCGTCGTGCCGGACCACCTCATGATCCACGACTGGGCCTTCACCGACACCCACTACATCCTCCTCGGCAACAGGATCAAGGTCGACATCCCCGGTAAGgaagagaaaacaaaagaaaacttgTCCATGGAATGATGGAATCGTGCGCGCACTGGCGTCTGATGCTGACGTTTGGTATGCTTGGTTGGTGCCGTGTTCGGGCGTAGGATCGCTGCTGGCATTGACGGGCACTCACCCGATGATCGCGGCGCTGGCCGTGGACCCGAGCAGGCAGTCGACGCCGGTGTACCTGCTTCCGCGCTCCCCGGAGACCGAGGCGGGCGGCCGCGACTGGAGCGTGCCGATCGAGGCGCCGTCGCAGATGTGGTCCGTGCACGTCGGCAACGCGTTCGAGGAGGCGAACCGCCGGGGCGGCCTCGACGTCCGGCTGCACATGTCAAGCTGCTCCTACCAGTGGTTCCATTTCCACAGGATGTTTGGTAAATTTCAAcgccacaaaaaaaaacagtaatccATATTTGCTCGTTCTTGCATTTGCACATTGCTGGAACACAACGATCATCGAGTGATCTGCATCACAGGTTACAATTGGCACCACAAGAAGCTGGACCCGTCGTTCATGAACGCGGCGAAGGGGAAGGAGTGGCTGCCTCGCCTCGTTCAGGTGGCCATCGAGCTCGACAGGACGGGAGAGTGCCGGAGGTGCTCAGTCAGGAGGCTGTCCGATCAGCACGCCAGGCCGGCGGACTTCCCGGCGATAAACCCAAGCTACGCCAACCAGAGGAACCGGTTCGTCTACGCCGGCGCCGCGTCCGGCTCCCGCAGATTCCTCCCGTACTTCCCGTTCGACAGCGTGGTGAAGGTCGACGTCTCCGATGGATCGGCGCGGTGGTGGTCTACCGACGGGCGCAAGTTCGTCGGCGAGCCGGTCTTCGTCCcgaccggcggcggggaggatggTGGCTATGTTCTTCTTGTAGAGGTAAGACGGAGTGCCCGTTCCATCAACATGAAGTACGAGTGTTTTGTTTTTCCTTAAATTTAGTACAAATGTTTACTACTGAATTAACATCAAGACATGTGATGTCTCTTTGCTTCTTGACAGTATGCAGTCTCCAAGCACAGATGCCATCTAGTGGTGCTGGATGCAAAGAAGATAGGGACAGAGAATGCACTTGTGGCAAAACTAGAGGTGCCAAAGAACCTCACTTTTCCAATGGGATTCCATGGTTTCTGGGGAGATGAATGAGCATAGAGCAAGCATCAGATCCAGTCTAACTCTGGAGAGAAATTGTCTTGAAAAGGCAAGAATTTTGCCTCGTGTATTGATAAAAGAGAGTTTTGTGATAATCTGTACATGGTGGAGAGGAATTATCAGGGGAACCAAATAACTACTGTACATCCAGTCTCGGAATGAAAATTCGTCTCACCAATTCATTAAAATCCTGAAATACTAATGTTTTAAGGCAATAATTCATAGTATTCCCATAGGGTAAACATATAAGACCTCCACTGAGAATCTTGATGTCTTGGCAATTTTAAAATGAAAGTTCTTGAACTGACAACTAAGAATGATACCATCCATGATCTTAACCCATTCGACAAGAATTTAAAAGACTAGAACATATCCTGTACACAGCTAACAGACCACCAAATGTGAAGTCGACGAATTTTTGGCATCACTTAATGCGAGCCACAGTCACCACAATGAAGACGAACACTGCGAGCATGAAGGACATTCTCACTGTATCGTCATACAAATCATAGTCCTCACTCTGAGCTTGAAAGAGCATGTTCACAAGCTTAAGTATGCTCTCAAGGAATTCCTTGATCTTTGCTTGGGTGGTTTCCATGACCCACTTCATCACTCCAGGAGAAGCAGAAGAACTTCCATTGGGATCAGCCTCCTTAGCTGAACGAAAGTACCAACCAGATTAATATCGCTTATCCAGGCCCAAATtgatcttttattttattattaaaagatGTACTTAAAATGCTAAAGCTAAAAGCCACATACCATCCTGAAAGGACTTCCTGAATTCTTGCACCACCTCATTTTTCATCACGGCATCCCATACAGACTTATCAGTTGACAAGGCCATAACCATTTTCTGCATGTTGGGAGATGAATGTTAGGCAAAGACCGAAAGAATAATAGGTCATCTCTGGAAAATAATATTTGGTGCTACCAAACAAACAAGTTCATCATTGCTATACATAAATAGGAACTGAATCAAACCCACATTCACCTGGACAGAAGAATCTACTTGCAATAGGTGGAATGCATCCAGCACATTCCGATGTTCCCTTGTCAAAAGAGCAGTTGAGTTAAGGACAAGCATAGCAGGTTCAATACATTCCTCTGATGCAGTGTCTGGTGTAGAGTGTTCTAAGCTGGCTAATTGGTCAATCTTAACATCAGATGGAGTAGAATCCTCAATCTTAATATCAGATGGTGTAGAACCTTcagcaaaataattaacaaaCATTCCAGATGGAGGAAGTCCTGAGATGGGGGACAATGCAAGTGCTTGGGCAGGTGCATCAGAATCCAATCCAGGATGGTTTTCAAATACCCTGCATGCAACAGAAaacagtgtgtgttttttttatataaaatatgtaaaaccaGATTGCATAAAATTAATCAACTGAAGAGCTGATAAGGTCTATCAATAACAGAGGGGATAACAAAGCAATGACGAGTATGTGTATGCAGTTGGAGAAGTACTACAAAAATTGCTTCTTTTAGCAGGATAAGTTGAAAATTGGAGATCCAACGCATTGTACGGCATTCCACATCTAGACGGCGCATACACAACGATTTCAGGAACATACAAACATAGCTTGACCGTGGCAATAGGCATAATAACTTCCACGCAACAAATTTGTAATTAAAGGACGATTATCACCGATAACAAAACATGGaaaacctccccccccccccccccctttttatattattatagaAGAAAATCAATTAGCAAGTAATTAAACAAGGCAGTTCCGATCTTTTCTAGATAATCAAAGATCAAAACTTGTAAACCTAAGAGCATCAAGTAGAATCTTACTCTTGGATGCTAGCAACGGCGGCGCGGACTTCCTGGTCGGTGGGCGGGGCCCCGAACGCCTCCGCGTGCTCATCCGCCGCCTCCTGGACAGCGTCGAACGCCCCAGAATCCGCCCCGACGGCGTCATCGCCCTGGGCGACGACCACCTCCCAGTCCTCATCGCCATCAAGGCGGAGCGCGCGGGTCTCCCAGCACCCGACGGAGGCGATGGAGCAGGCcgggggaggcgaggcggcgcgcagGGCGCGGGCCCCGGCTCGCGTGGCAGGGCGGCTCCCGCTGGAGATGGAGACGGCGGGAGACagggcggcgccaccgcggagcgaggaggagccggcgaggcggacgagGTGCTTGCCGCCGGCCGGGTtgctcatggcggcggcgccctggtGGAGCCTCGCGGACGTCTCGCCCCCTCTCCAAGAGCTCTCCCTCCTCCTGTACACCACGTGGACAACCATGGCAggggcctcgccgtcgccggctcgcAGCTGATGCTCCTCTGCCTCCCCCGCCGCGGTTTGTTCCTCTTCGCCTTCCGGCGAGGCGGCGTACGAAGTGGGAGAACCGGCAGATTAGTTTGGGTTCCGAAACCAAATCAGTATTCGGTTTATTATTAAGATGGGTGGGGTGGTTTGTTAACTGATGATATATTTCCGCAGGGGAAGTGTTTGAAAGTACAACTAGTAAGTTattatctctatctctttctaAATGTAACTTGTAgcatatagataaataaaagaattaatttttatagggtgtagctatatttacagcgccatatttttcatcaaaaaatagtcggcatgtatttacattgtaagtccctaaattacatatgtaattttagtgtatttacaatgtaagtctcaaaattacatatgtaagtactaaaattacatatgtaaattcgaaaattacatactaattattgcatatgtaagtggggtgtaaatgaggtgtaactactgtgtaagtggctaaaaaaatcaactgtagcatatggcgccatatttctagcaactccgtTTTTATATCTATCTTTGTGAATGTTTAACTATTAAATGAAATAATGGACTTTTCATATCTACTTTGTTAATTGTACATAcgctagtttttatttttttagcaacaTATGTAGTGACATACTAATTTTTAATATATCACattgtgtttatttttttagcaataTATGTAGTGACATACTAATTTTTAATTGTAAATGTGCTTTTAATATATCAcatttgttgattttttgtgTAATATTTGAAGTTCTACATTTGACACATGTACTTGTATTTAGGCTAATTATTCTTTAAATGGTGACAACGTACTCGTAGACAAGGGGGTGCCCGCGATGTCTATGTCAATATCAAGATTTACTAGCCAAATATTTATGAGTTGCTTTTATGGTAAGGTGTGCGTGTGAATGTTCACGAGGGTGAATATGCGCGCATTATAAGTGTCTGtgtttatattatattttttaaaaaatattatttaaatattagttcttatttattttatcattaaatatacTTAACattgacttatattttttatattagcaCCAAATTTTTAATGACACCAATGAGCAAATGAAAAATCAACGGTATCATATATGAGAGTATATGAATAATTTTATGGCTTGCCTCTCCACATAATATATTATCAGTAATTTTTTATCTTAATGTATTGtagaaaaaagtttatatatttcTGCAAGAATTCAACTAGAGAAACTTCCGCCCATCATAATtgccaaaatattttaaaatataaaaaacgaatctaaagCTTTTTAAAAATGAAGGGATGTCCTCTTTATTTTTCCTTCTCTCACAAGGCATCGTGCAATACAGTTCGTTGTTTAGATGTCTATTCGGTCTTATTTACTACTAGTAGCGAGTATCTACGTCATTTTCGCTTTTAGATTAGAGAATGAAGCTTATCCACGTTGCGTTTAGCATTAGGTTCTGCAACAACGCATTTACAATGCGTCTATGCGCTCGTATATATTAGTCTCGATGCTTTCTCACTGACACGTGGACACAAAGAATATAGGGACGAATATATCATCCCCGACGTACCTGTCTAACTGATCGTAAGAAATTAACTcatttttgataaataaaaacaaCTGCGTGCCGCCCAAGGCTTTGGTGTTGCTTACTCTAATACTTCTACTTTATTCGATTTAGGAGTAGAAAATTTTATCCTTTGGTTTGACACGGTTGGCATGACTGTAATGTATGCCGCATTTGCTACACAGCATATTGCTGCGACTTCAGGATGTCGAGATGGAACATCATATGTTAAAGGGGATTTGGTCGTATACATCTCTGTAgtccctaaaaaaaaattgaacatctCTGTTACAGAAAACGGGTTGGGTTCCACGATCACTGCGGGCGGGGTGCGTACGCGATTT is part of the Oryza glaberrima chromosome 4, OglaRS2, whole genome shotgun sequence genome and encodes:
- the LOC127771882 gene encoding carotenoid cleavage dioxygenase 7, chloroplastic gives rise to the protein MATQAIAPMHAAVVHRHHVLPPRRCVRRRGVFVRASAAAAETDTLSAAFWDYNLLFRSQRDECLDSIPLRVTEGAIPPDFPAGTYYLAGPGIFSDDHGSTVHPLDGHGYLRSFRFRPGDRTIHYSARFVETAAKREESRDGASWRFTHRGPFSVLQGGKKVGNVKVMKNVANTSVLRWGGRLLCLWEGGQPYEVDPRTLETVGPFDLLGLAAADDNKATNASAARRPWLQEAGLDAAARLLRPVLSGVFDMPGKRLLAHYKIDPRRGRLLMVACNAEDMLLPRSHFTFYEFDAHFDLVQKREFVVPDHLMIHDWAFTDTHYILLGNRIKVDIPGSLLALTGTHPMIAALAVDPSRQSTPVYLLPRSPETEAGGRDWSVPIEAPSQMWSVHVGNAFEEANRRGGLDVRLHMSSCSYQWFHFHRMFGYNWHHKKLDPSFMNAAKGKEWLPRLVQVAIELDRTGECRRCSVRRLSDQHARPADFPAINPSYANQRNRFVYAGAASGSRRFLPYFPFDSVVKVDVSDGSARWWSTDGRKFVGEPVFVPTGGGEDGGYVLLVEYAVSKHRCHLVVLDAKKIGTENALVAKLEVPKNLTFPMGFHGFWGDE
- the LOC127771883 gene encoding uncharacterized protein LOC127771883, encoding MVVHVVYRRRESSWRGGETSARLHQGAAAMSNPAGGKHLVRLAGSSSLRGGAALSPAVSISSGSRPATRAGARALRAASPPPACSIASVGCWETRALRLDGDEDWEVVVAQGDDAVGADSGAFDAVQEAADEHAEAFGAPPTDQEVRAAVASIQEVFENHPGLDSDAPAQALALSPISGLPPSGMFVNYFAEGSTPSDIKIEDSTPSDVKIDQLASLEHSTPDTASEECIEPAMLVLNSTALLTREHRNVLDAFHLLQVDSSVQKMVMALSTDKSVWDAVMKNEVVQEFRKSFQDAKEADPNGSSSASPGVMKWVMETTQAKIKEFLESILKLVNMLFQAQSEDYDLYDDTVRMSFMLAVFVFIVVTVARIK